The following are encoded in a window of Ogataea parapolymorpha DL-1 chromosome VII, whole genome shotgun sequence genomic DNA:
- a CDS encoding Protein byr4, with the protein MDDDFRTSVIRKPSAKQLRPQLSQHRLDDMFGRSQLSTVRETESEHAPQRLLKTKKSKLLAKYKDDDFEDDQWEQFENMDLGERLKQRREHKDTFASRSQSSHSISSGFSSISANSSQFVESDTEHSDYAEDFDDLEQNLNLAQKLELRRQQAEKLADLTRRASRLYLDDKRTYEEEFDDFKPSGPQNIRHFKVVSPKKVRNKSSTPILSNEFGRRSLRKSSSTMDIPRSSLSRSLHRTMSTMDLMPMTRVKKYTSEFDEIDDFPEDLTITLSDYKKLKRKSRALDLSKYAEKDTRSRRTQFADPSVTNSTRLTKEGKLKMIRSLGRARARQVMGGMVYDPDEMKWQGNEEDLSLFESQMSRRPALLKKSSMPRSQSSKNLQVVGNMVYDDEKLRWVSMTGKYEDDPFANFDDTIKDPPKRKKEPKNAPKTAHTEHFRISDDLYRSWKLEHQRWARKVSNWFPADNEGFAYCYELKTFLNDN; encoded by the coding sequence ATGGACGACGATTTTCGAACGTCGGTTATACGCAAACCGAGCGCCAAACAACTCCGGCCACAGCTCAGCCAGCATCGGCTGGATGACATGTTTGGCAGATCGCAGCTTTCGACGGTACGTGAAACTGAGTCGGAACACGCGCCTCAAAGATTACTGAAAaccaaaaaatccaagCTGCTCGCAAAATACAAAGATGACGACTTTGAAGACGATCAGTGGGAGCAATTTGAGAACATGGACCTTGGCGAGCGGCTGAAGCAAAGAAGAGAACACAAGGACACATTCGCATCGCGCTCTCAAAGCAGCCATTCTATCTCGTCGGGATTCAGCAGCATATCCGCCAACAGCTCTCAGTTCGTGGAGTCTGATACAGAACACAGCGACTATGCTGAAgactttgatgatctggagCAGAATCTTAATTTGGCCCAAAAATTGGAGCTTCGTCGCCAACAGGCGGAGAAGTTAGCAGATCTCACGCGACGCGCTTCCAGATTATACCTGGACGATAAACGTACCTATGAAGAAGAGTTCGATGACTTCAAACCATCAGGGCCACAAAACATTCGTCATTTCAAAGTGGTGAGCCCGAAAAAAGTGCGCAACAAGTCCTCAACTCCGATTCTTTCAAACGAATTCGGTCGCCGCTCGCTCCGCAAGTCGTCCTCGACAATGGACATTCCTCGCTCGAGTCTTTCGCGCTCTTTACATCGTACTATGTCAACGATGGACCTGATGCCGATGACGCGCGTTAAGAAATATACATCAGAGTTCGACGAAATTGACGATTTTCCAGAAGACTTGACCATCACTCTATCCGATtacaaaaagctgaaacGCAAGAGTCGCGCTCTAGACCTGTCTAAATATGCCGAAAAGGATACCCGTTCTCGTCGCACTCAGTTTGCAGATCCGTCAGTGACTAACAGCACACGATTAACCAAGGAAGGGAAGCTCAAGATGATCCGATCTCTGGGACGCGCCAGGGCTCGTCAAGTCATGGGCGGCATGGTCTACGATCCAGATGAAATGAAGTGGCAGGGAAACGAAGAGGATTTGAGTCTGTTTGAGTCACAGATGTCGAGAAGGCCCGCGCTGTTAAAAAAGTCCTCGATGCCACGAAGTCAGAGTAGCAAGAATTTGCAAGTTGTCGGAAACATGGTAtacgacgacgaaaagctTCGCTGGGTCAGCATGACAGGCAAGTACGAAGATGACCCTTTTGCAAATTTTGATGATACCATTAAAGATCcaccaaagagaaagaaagagCCTAAAAATGCTCCCAAAACAGCCCATACCGAGCACTTCCGCATATCGGACGATCTGTacagaagctggaaactTGAACACCAGCGCTGGGCGCGCAAGGTCAGCAACTGGTTTCCTGCTGACAACGAGGGATTTGCTTATTGTTATGAGCTAAAGACATTTTTAAATGATAATTAG
- a CDS encoding germ cell associated 2 (haspin) — translation MLASNKRHGMVLSGSASPTGSPAPTVPSFGSHKRISRLPTKSGSLSLNELLQENRSFEIYQDNRGDTLSRLRGAPTADRKRALAETTINKLSEREDKKNNRLSTLSLATTSSVSTRSTGSSLKSIAHRIAGAVKGDCKDAAENAENTIVDTQTIPKDDPESPQLKKKSSFFRLRHSISLRSLTSRDEPTLSSSSSRRLTLNNLRKSFIGGTANNSRMSVDISLPVPNQTSRDKIKNKLRNSSSLLSISSFMSTGSNRTRCENKEVFAIRAEEYDSLQHKLLLKLCNQQRVVSFNALMNKMLSKAKVLEKLTDSSYSEVFLERDSHTGDPQSVWKVISFGDEDLNQPTLKELIQEQSITMAMSSVPGFIKMKSATVVRGPMPSELLQLWDKYNHKYGSNNARPDEYSKNQLHLIIRLEYGGQDLEHFELKSWTQALEIFVRIVEILKRGQDAYEFEHRDLHWGNIVIKERSAGSASAATTQDSLAELTLDEQSSVEVKLIDYTLSRAKIGGQTMFTGLDSPHFFKGKGDYQFDVYRMMRQQLSGQSEADIDWSVYSPSTNLLWLHYVVDKLLHHKKLKPLRLNPLTRSASYLNMNNLTQEADNYEQLVQLHKLLDPTRKKRKFGSLDGILEWIR, via the coding sequence ATGCTAGCGTCCAATAAAAGACATGGCATGGTTCTATCAGGCTCCGCAAGCCCTACTGGGTCGCCTGCCCCAACCGTGCCTTCGTTCGGTTCTCATAAGAGAATCAGCAGACTTCCAACCAAATCAGGTTCTCTCTCGTTAAATGAGCTTCTGCAAGAAAACCGTTCTTTTGAGATATACCAGGATAACCGTGGAGACACATTGAGCCGGCTCAGAGGTGCTCCTACTGCGGACAGAAAACGGGCTCTTGCGGAAACAACAATAAACAAGTTGTCAGAACGAGAAgacaaaaaaaacaatCGGTTGTCCACCCTATCACTtgccaccacctcctcggTATCAACACGATCCACTGGTTCGAGCTTGAAATCGATAGCTCATAGAATAGCGGGTGCTGTGAAGGGAGATTGTAAAGATGCTGCCGAGAACGCGGAAAACACTATTGTTGATACCCAAACAATTCCTAAAGATGATCCCGAGTCCCCgcagctcaagaaaaagtcGTCCTTTTTCAGACTCAGACACTCCATTTCGCTAAGATCGCTTACGTCCCGCGACGAACCTAcgctttcttcttcctcctctcGCAGACTTACCCTCAacaatttgagaaaatcgtTCATTGGTGGTACAGCCAATAATTCCAGAATGTCGGTTGACATCTCTTTACCGGTGCCTAACCAAACTTCGAGGGACAAAATTAAAAACAAACTCAGGAACTCTTCGTCTTTGCTCTCCATTTCTTCTTTCATGTCCACAGGAAGCAATCGCACTCGCTGTGAAAACAAAGAAGTTTTTGCTATTCGTGCTGAAGAGTACGATTCTCTTCAGCACAAGTTACTTTTGAAGCTTTGCAATCAACAACGTGTTGTGTCGTTCAACGCGTTAATGAACAAAATGCTATCCAAAGccaaggttttggaaaaactCACCGACTCTTCCTACAGTGAGGTCTTCCTTGAAAGAGACTCTCATACTGGGGATCCTCAAAGCGTCTGGAAAGTTATTTCGTTTGGCGACGAGGATCTGAATCAGCCAACACTGAAAGAGTTAATTCAGGAGCAAAGTATCACCATGGCCATGTCGTCTGTGCCGGGTTTCATCAAGATGAAATCTGCAACCGTTGTGAGAGGCCCAATGCCATCCGAATTATTGCAACTGTGGGATAAGTACAATCACAAGTACGGCTCCAACAACGCACGGCCAGATGAGTACTCCAAAAATCAGCTTCACCTCATTATCCGTCTGGAGTATGGAGGGCAAGATTTAGAAcattttgagctcaaaagTTGGACTCAAGCATTAGAAATCTTTGTCAGAATTGttgagattttgaaaagagGACAAGACGCTTATGAATTCGAGCACCGTGATTTGCATTGGGGTAACATCGTCATCAAAGAACGGTCTGCTGGCAGCGCCAGCGCTGCCACCACTCAGGACTCTTTAGCTGAATTAACTCTCGATGAGCAAAGCTCTGTCGAAGTAAAGCTCATTGATTACACCCTATCTAGAGCCAAGATTGGTGGACAAACTATGTTCACAGGCCTTGATTCTCCTCACTTTTTCAAAGGCAAGGGCGACTATCAGTTCGATGTTTACAGAATGATGCGTCAGCAACTCTCCGGACAAAGTGAAGCAGATATCGACTGGTCTGTTTATAGTCCATCTACCAACCTACTCTGGCTCCACTATGTGGTGGACAAATTACTTCACCACAAAAAGTTAAAGCCGTTGAGACTGAATCCGCTTACCAGATCCGCAAGCTATCTAAACATGAACAATTTAACGCAGGAAGCTGACAACTACGAAcagcttgttcagcttcaCAAACTGTTGGATCCTACTCGCAAGAAACGCAAATTTGGGTCGCTTGACGGAATTCTGGAATGGATCAGATAA
- a CDS encoding Beta regulatory subunit of casein kinase 2, a Ser/Thr protein kinase, protein MNISNDLESNSSEEMDSWISQYCSIFGHDYFVEVAPEFIEDDFNLTGLSSVVPFYREALDVILDLEPEVPIKVSNVPLVEHAAQLLYGLIHARFILTKQGYHLMAEKYEQKVFGTCPRYYCEGMRLIPIGRYDQTGIETVRLYCPCCNDIYLPSSSRYLNIDGAFFGTSFAGLFIKMFPEIERQCQQRLNKQYELKLFGFRINERAASGPRMKWLRQVPRTKEEIEEFDKCEFELPQDDYREDTERDEHDGSESVMSIAQEEEEQ, encoded by the coding sequence ATGAATATCTCCAACGACTTAGAGTCGAACTCGAGTGAGGAGATGGACAGTTGGATCTCCCAGTACTGTTCAATCTTTGGACACGACTACTTTGTGGAAGTTGCACCAGAGTTCATCGAAGACGACTTCAACTTAACGGGGTTGAGCTCAGTTGTTCCGTTCTATAGAGAGGCACTGGATGTTAttctggatctggaacCCGAAGTCCCCATCAAAGTATCCAACGTTCCACTGGTGGAGCATGCTGCCCAGCTACTATATGGATTGATTCATGCAAGATTCATTCTCACCAAACAGGGATACCATCTCATGGCAGAAAAATACGAACAGAAAGTATTCGGAACCTGTCCGCGATACTACTGCGAAGGAATGCGACTCATACCTATTGGACGCTATGACCAGACTGGAATCGAGACCGTGAGACTGTACTGTCCATGCTGTAACGATATCTATCTACCTTCGTCGTCCCGCTACTTGAACATCGACGGTGCATTTTTCGGGACCTCCTTTGCTGGtcttttcatcaaaatgtTTCCCGAAATCGAGAGACAGTGTCAACAGCGACTCAACAAGCAATACGAACTCAAGTTGTTTGGATTCCGCATTAATGAGAGAGCGGCCTCAGGGCCTCGTATGAAGTGGCTCAGGCAGGTTCCCAGAACTAAAGAGGAAATAGAGGAGTTTGACAAATGTGAGTTTGAGCTCCCTCAGGACGATTACAGAGAAGACACAGAGCGCGACGAGCATGACGGAAGTGAGAGCGTCATGAGTATAgcccaagaagaagaagagcagtAG
- a CDS encoding oligosaccharyltransferase complex subunit epsilon — MAKKDAKSKSAPVIKKQGSSVAAEPTANAVSLFQELGNSMKISFNSYISETKDNQKLRLIDAFLVFLVCLGIWQFIFCLLVGNFPFNAFLGGFIATVAQFVLTVSLRLQSLDANKTVFKGITPERALGDYIFASLALHFVVLHFIN, encoded by the coding sequence ATGGCAAAGAAAGACGCCAAGTCAAAAAGTGCGCCTGTTATAAAGAAACAGGGCAGCTCTGTTGCTGCAGAACCTACAGCAAATGCAGTTTCGCTCTTTCAGGAGCTGGGTAATTCCATGAAGATCTCGTTCAACAGTTATATTTCGGAAACAAAGGACAACCAAAAGTTACGCTTGATCGACGCTTTCctggtgtttctggtgTGCCTCGGTATCTGGCAGTTTATTTTCTGCCTGCTGGTCGGAAACTTCCCCTTCAATGCATTTTTGGGAGGATTTATTGCAACCGTGGCGCAATTTGTGCTTACAGTGTCGTTGAGGTTACAAAGTTTGGATGCCAACAAAACCGTGTTCAAAGGAATCACTCCAGAACGCGCATTGGGTGACTATATATTTGCCAGCTTGGCATTGCATTTTGTCGTTCTTCATTTCATAAATTGA
- a CDS encoding putative tyrosine-protein phosphatase OCA1 translates to MEKKTKLPPKGAVLIDQLPNNAIENELRSDTVVVKSPPSLRIVPPINFCPVEKHLYRSGQPSAINHSFLQQLHLKSVIWLATEEPQDTFLRFMEENDINLFCNLGYDSIDSNSWDGLSESSIKQALEIISDKRHYPLLVCCGMGRHRTGTVIGCLRKLQGWNLASVSEEYRRFTGVRGGRILVELLIEAFDVSTIETRKEVAPEWLLR, encoded by the coding sequence atggagaaaaagacaAAGCTGCCGCCAAAGGGTGCCGTCCTGATCGATCAATTGCCGAACAACGCAATAGAGAACGAGCTACGGAGTGACACGGTGGTGGTAAAGAGTCCGCCTTCTTTACGCATTGTCCCACCTATTAACTTCTGTCCTGTCGAGAAACATTTATACAGATCCGGTCAGCCATCCGCTATCAACCACTCGTTTCTCCAACAGCTCCATTTGAAGTCTGTGATATGGCTTGCTACTGAAGAGCCCCAGGATACATTCCTAAGATTTATGGAGGAAAATGATATCAACTTATTTTGCAATTTGGGTTACGACTCTATAGATTCTAATTCTTGGGACGGGCTTTCGGAATCCTCTATAAAACAAGCATTGGAGATCATTTCGGACAAACGCCATTACCCATTACTTGTTTGCTGTGGTATGGGAAGACACAGGACCGGAACAGTGATAGGCTGTCTACGGAAACTACAAGGCTGGAACCTTGCCAGTGTCAGCGAAGAGTATAGACGTTTTACAGGAGTGCGAGGAGGTCGTATTCTCGTCGAATTATTGATTGAAGCGTTTGATGTGAGCACTATAGAAACAAGAAAAGAGGTTGCTCCGGAATGGTTGCTTAGATGA
- a CDS encoding Vacuolar transporter, exports large neutral amino acids from the vacuole, which translates to MGESPTKRISGPVPIVRRDSDVRNASRNTSRRTSMARLAASPLVSGTPLSVLNQKRPDSPSSSVIDDRASPGTGHRNPSAQAYPSLSTSGSSEAEDTSILGRAEPQVDIPLSSSHSSSIDDPTLWKNVSKHLATDANGSLKLAGGDITRDLYTLPAKKNNLRRSRSLTGADLPGERRGSAASQIRLPGGFRRQFILHKNSKFGHQLSKPTFFTRNFLEFLSIYGHFAGEDLEDEDYLACSYVIDKDTDEETPLLEPRTHGGTASTLKSFFLLLKSFVGTGVLFLPRAFYNGGILFCTLTLLFFGVLSYWCYYILVLTKVKTRVSSFGDIGMTLYGKNMKLLILSSIILSQIGFVAAYTIFTAENLRAFTVNFFNVDISLGKWVVMECVVFIPLSLIRNITKLSLAALLANIFIMSGLVTIFYYASLDLIENGPAHVELFNQDKWSLFIGVAIFAFEGIGLIIPVQESMKHPEQYPKVLGAVIIVCSILFIGIGSLGYMTYGDQVNTVVILNLPQSSIAVRSIQLFYAIAILLSAPLQLLPAIRIIESRIYKRRSGKTDSATKWSKNMFRTCMVVGTSLIAYLGSSNLDQFVSFVGSFACIPLVYMYPPMLHYKICAHTRFMKALDMSLVVLGGVAMLYTSYQVIVG; encoded by the coding sequence ATGGGCGAGTCTCCCACTAAAAGAATTTCGGGACCAGTGCCAATAGTGCGACGCGATTCCGATGTTCGCAATGCAAGCCGTAATACCAGCAGAAGGACATCAATGGCTAGACTTGCAGCATCGCCTTTGGTGTCTGGAACGCCTTTATCTGTCCTCAATCAGAAACGGCCTGATTCTCCTAGCTCTTCTGTGATTGACGATAGAGCCAGCCCTGGGACTGGGCACAGGAATCCCTCCGCTCAAGCATATCCATCTCTTTCTACTTCCGGGTCATCGGAGGCAGAAGATACCTCTATTCTGGGACGTGCTGAGCCACAGGTAGACATCCCCCTATCATCTTCCCACAGTTCTTCAATAGACGATCCTACATTGTGGAAAAATGTTTCCAAACACTTAGCTACTGATGCAAATGGTTCGCTCAAGCTTGCAGGTGGCGACATTACGAGAGATCTTTATACACTTCCTGCTAAGAAAAACAACTTGAGACGGTCACGCAGTTTGACCGGTGCAGATTTGCCTGGAGAACGCCGTGGCTCTGCGGCATCACAAATTCGTCTTCCAGGAGGCTTCAGAAGGCAATTCATTCTTCACAAGAACTCAAAGTTTGGTCACCAGCTGTCCAAGCCAACATTCTTCACCAGGAACTTCCTAGAGTTCCTGTCCATTTATGGGCATTTTGCTGGtgaggatttggaagaTGAGGATTATTTGGCTTGTTCCTATGTTATTGACAAGGATACTGATGAGGAGACTCCTCTGTTGGAGCCCCGGACTCATGGGGGTACTGCATCGACGCTGAAATCatttttcctgcttctcAAATCGTTTGTTGGAACAGGAGTACTATTTCTACCTCGCGCATTCTACAACGGTGGCATTCTGTTTTGCACGTTAACACTGCTTTTTTTCGGAGTCTTGTCATACTGGTGTTACTACATTCTTGTGTTGACGAAGGTGAAAACTAGGGTGTCCTCATTCGGTGACATTGGAATGACTCTTTACGGAAAAAATATGAAGCTGCTCATCCTTAGCTCTATCATTCTTTCTCAGATTGGTTTTGTCGCTGCATACACCATTTTCACTGCTGAGAATCTTCGCGCGTTCACAGTCAACTTTTTCAACGTGGACATCTCACTTGGCAAGTGGGTTGTAATGGAATGTGTGGTATTTATACCACTTTCATTGATTAGAAACATTACAAAGCTATCACTAGCGGCCCTTTTAGCGAATATATTTATCATGAGCGGTCTGGTTACCATATTTTACTATGCTTCACTGGACCTCATAGAAAATGGACCGGCACATGTTGAGTTATTCAATCAAGACAAGTGGTCACTCTTCATTGGTGTGGCTATATTCGCATTTGAAGGAATTGGCTTAATCATTCCGGTGCAAGAGTCGATGAAGCATCCAGAACAATATCCAAAAGTTCTGGGCGCCGTCATCATCGTGTGCTCCATTCTATTTATTGGGATAGGCTCCTTGGGATACATGACTTACGGAGATCAGGTCAACACAGTGGTGATCTTGAACCTTCCACAGTCGTCCATCGCAGTGAGATCTATCCAATTGTTCTATGCCATAGctattcttctttctgctcCGCTACAATTGCTGCCTGCAATTAGAATCATTGAGTCTAGAATCTACAAAAGGCGGTCTGGAAAGACCGACTCTGCTACAAAATGGTCCAAAAACATGTTTCGCACATGCATGGTGGTTGGGACAAGTCTTATAGCATACTTGGGGTCGTCCAACCTAGACCAATTTGTGTCCTTTGTTGGTTCGTTCGCCTGCATTCCCTTGGTGTACATGTATCCTCCAATGCTGCATTACAAGATCTGTGCCCATACGAGATTTATGAAGGCCCTTGACATGAGCCTGGTAGTTTTGGGAGGAGTGGCCATGTTATACACGTCCTACCAGGTGATTGTAGGAtag